The Synechocystis sp. PCC 6714 genome includes the window GTGCGGGGCCGGGTGGCGGAAATTTCCAAAAAATCAAAACGTTTGGCGGAATCATCCCTGGAAATTTCCAAAATTGTCGGGATTATTTCCGGTATTTCTGAAAAAACCAACCTGCTGGCTTTTAACGCCTCCATCGAAGCGGCAAGGGCAGGGGAAAATGGCCAGGGTTTCCGGATTGTTGCGGATGAAGTCCGGCGATTGGCGGAAATGGTTACTCTCTCCGCCCAGGAAATTGAACAGGTAATTCTCAGTATTCAAGAGGAAACCTCCCAGATGAGCCAACTGATGGAGGAAAGCACCAACGAGGTGGTCACCGGTACTCAATTAGTACAGAAAACCAAGGAAACCTTGCAAAATCTGGCCCAAATTAGTGAAGAAATTGACACGGTACTGGATTCCATCTCCCGCAACACAGAATCCCAACGGTTGGCATCCCAAATGGTAACGGAAACCGTACAAAACGTAGCCAGCGTCGCTAAAGCCACGTCGGATAAATCCCAACTGGTTTCCCAGTCCCTCCAGTCCCTTGCTAAAACCGCGGTAGATCTGCAAACCGCCGCCGGTAAATTCAAAGTGGAATAGGCGGGAATTTTTCTCCATGCCTTGTCAACACGCCTAACCCCGAATTTGGTCAACGTATGTTTGATGCCGCCACCCTCGCCGCCATTACCGCCGAAGCCCGCCAAGCTTTTTTGGAGGAAGATGCGCCGGAATGTTTGCAACAGTTGACAGTGGGTTTCCAGTCCTTAGAACGGGTATTGAATTCCGCCGGACAGTCCCAGCAACGGCAAAAGCTGATTCAAGATATGGGGCGGGCAGCCCATTCCCTTAAAGGGGGAGCAGGGATGTCTGCTTTAACTCCTTTGCAAACCCTCTGCCACAAATTGGAGGATTTGTTTGAAGCCTTGGAACAGGGAAGGGTGGAAGATAAAGCCATGGCGGTGGGCTTGATTGCCATGACCATTGAGGAAACCCAGGCCATGGTGGAGTTGGCCAATAGTGGTCGTTTGCAGGATACGGACGAGCCGCCGGAACTAGCTTTGGCCCTGGGGGAGTTTTTGGAAACATGTCAACCCCAACCTTCCCAGGAAGAAGCGGTTGCAGGAGATGTGTCCCAATTTGTGCGGACTTCTCTGACGGTGGAGCTAGAAGCTTGTTTGGAACGGGTGGAACGGCGACTGGAACGGGGCGGTACTGAGGGAGAGTTGCGGCAAAGTTTTAATCTTTTGCTTGAGGAATGTACTTTACTGGGCCAAGCCCTAAGTTGTGATTGGTTGGAGGCGACTGCTACGGAATTTCGCACCGCATTGACTCAGCCGGACTTGGATTTGCCTAGTTTTATGCCCCCGGCGATCGCCGAATTGAGGTCTCTACGGAAGCAATTTTTAGCGGGTGAGTTGACCCCGCCAACACCGGAAATTGTTGCGGAACCTGAACCGAAACCATTACCAGAGGTTATGCCGGTAACTACGGTCCCTGTCTCCGGCGTTCAAATTCCCGTTGTCGTTCCAGCTAAATCTTCCCCTGCTCCTATTCCCGCGACCCCGGCCCCCAGTGCCAGGCAGACTTTACGAATTCCCCTTGATCGCCTCAATAAACTGAGTAATACAGTTAGTGAGTTGCTCATTAACCAGGAAAGGTTATTGGAGTATGACAAGCAGCTACGGCAGGCCAGCCGAAATTTGAAAAAACGGGGGCAACAGTTAATCCCCATGCGGGAGCAAGTAGAATCCCTCTACGATGAACTTTCCTTCAGCGACCAAACTAAGATCAGGCCAAGTAACGGTGGTGGTGGCCAAAATGATGATAATCAGAGCAGTTTAGGTATAGCGGGGTTAGTGGACTTTGATGCGTTGGAAATGGATAGCTACACCGCTGTCCATGGCATTCTGCAAAGGTTTCAAGAACTGATGGTGCAGGTGCAGGAAATCCAGGAAGACGTGGATTTGGTGGAACGGGATTTACAGGAAACCCTGATCCAGATGAGTCAATCCCTCCATCAATTGGACAGTGAGCTAACCCAATCCCGCCTGGTGCCCTTTCGGGGCCTAGCTCAGTCCTTTGCCCAACCCCTGGAAAAATTAGGCGATCGCCATAAAAAGCCAGTACAGTTTGTGATCGCAGGGGAAAGCACCTTGATTGAGGTGGCCATTTTGGATCAGTTGCGGACCCCATTAACCCATTTAATTCGCAACGCCTTTGACCACGGTCTGGAATTTGTGCCGGAACGCCAAGCCCAAGGTAAATCCCCCCAAGGCACCATCACCCTTAGCGCTAGCACAGCCAATAACCAAGTATTAATTGTGGTGAGTGATGACGGCCGGGGCATTGATCCAGAAAAA containing:
- a CDS encoding hybrid sensor histidine kinase/response regulator; this encodes MFDAATLAAITAEARQAFLEEDAPECLQQLTVGFQSLERVLNSAGQSQQRQKLIQDMGRAAHSLKGGAGMSALTPLQTLCHKLEDLFEALEQGRVEDKAMAVGLIAMTIEETQAMVELANSGRLQDTDEPPELALALGEFLETCQPQPSQEEAVAGDVSQFVRTSLTVELEACLERVERRLERGGTEGELRQSFNLLLEECTLLGQALSCDWLEATATEFRTALTQPDLDLPSFMPPAIAELRSLRKQFLAGELTPPTPEIVAEPEPKPLPEVMPVTTVPVSGVQIPVVVPAKSSPAPIPATPAPSARQTLRIPLDRLNKLSNTVSELLINQERLLEYDKQLRQASRNLKKRGQQLIPMREQVESLYDELSFSDQTKIRPSNGGGGQNDDNQSSLGIAGLVDFDALEMDSYTAVHGILQRFQELMVQVQEIQEDVDLVERDLQETLIQMSQSLHQLDSELTQSRLVPFRGLAQSFAQPLEKLGDRHKKPVQFVIAGESTLIEVAILDQLRTPLTHLIRNAFDHGLEFVPERQAQGKSPQGTITLSASTANNQVLIVVSDDGRGIDPEKIGRKAVELGWLSQDQLATMAEAQILEFLFQPGFSTAAEVSSLSGRGLGLDIVKQMIEALRGTLQVESIPGQGSRFLIRIPLTLNIVPILLVRYQQRLLAFPSESVLRILPLDDHPIKNGWVEWQSQTMEARALDEVLPQIYPQGFNPSPGLPHKVGLMVNLGDRPALLTVEQIVDERPLVVKALDAITPIPSYVAGCTVLGTGEVVPVLIPNNFGVLWRSEPTLPQDAVGLGGRQTTILVIDDSVTVRRTLQRVLGSSFRLIECRDGKEAWDLLNRQNQGIDLALCDIEMPNMDGFSLLQLVRAHRVWHSLTVIMLTSRENPLHRNRAQALGASGYLTKPFQPNQLLNTIEQFLAKTMAN